The Pirellulales bacterium sequence AGTGTGCCGTTCTTTCGGCAAAGCGGCGAATTTCGCTGTCGATTCATTTGGCCGAATCGCGCGACGAATTGATGCTGCTGAAAACAGGGAAAGGGGCGTTCGTCGACTTGCTCCAGGCATTCAATGCGTGGGATCCCACGATCATTTCGCCCGCGTCAAGACCTTTCGATTACTTAAAAATTTTGGCGAAGGCGCATCGATCGCTCGTCGTTCATGGCAATTATTTAGACGATGAGGAAATCGAATTTTTGGCAAATAATGCGCATCGCATGTCGGTCGTGTATTGTCCGCGGACGCATGCATTCTTTAACCACGACGCTTACCCTCTGAGCACGATGCTCATCGCTGGAGTAAATGTGGCGCTGGGAACCGACAGCCGGGCGTCGAATCCGGATTTATCGATAATGGAAGAGCTGCGATTTGCAGCGGGGAAGCACCCCCATGTCGACCCAGCAAATTTGCTGCAAATGATTACAGTCAATGCTGCGCGAGCTCTAGGCCGAGACCAAGAAATAGGCACGATTACCCTGGGAAAATTTGCCGACTTGGCGATTCTCTCGCTGCCAGAGCATGACGCAGTTGACCCGCATGAGCTGCTGCTGGAATCCAGCAGTGGCATTGTAGCGACAATCTTTCGTGGGCGAGGCATACACGGTGAAAAATTTCTCATGCAGAGGTGACTGCTGCGCCAGGCTACAGCCGGCAATTAGCAATCTGAGTTTCTAAAATGGCTGAGGCGCCGATGGCTTCCAGCCGTTCCATAATTCCAATCACCTCGCCGCGCCGGACCATTACTTTCACCGCGCACCACTGCGGGTCTTCCAAAGCGCTTACGGTCGGAGAATTAAAGCCCGGTGTAATTTTCTCTGCCTCTTTGAGCTTGGATCGCGGCACATTGTACTCTAAAAGTGAATAGCTACGGGCAATGACAACTCCTTCGAGCCGGCGAACCACTCGATCGGCCAATTCTGCATGTCGCTTTTGTTTATTTTGAATCAGAACCGTCTCATAATTTCCAATTTCGTCAAGAATTCTCAATTGATTAGCAGCTAATGTGCTGCCGGTTTCAACCAAGTCGACAATTGCTTCGGCGACCCCCAGTGCGATCATAATTTCTACGCTGCCAGTCAATGTGACCAAATGTGCCGCCTCGGCCCCATGCTGCTTAAGGTATTGTCGCGTTATGTTTGGAAAACTTGTAGCAATTCGGGTCCCGTGCAGGTCTTTAGTAGTTTTCACGGAACTATTTTCCGGGACGCATACCGCCAGTCGGCAGTTTCCGATGCCCAGATCCAGTCGCTTGATGACGTCAGTGTTGGATTCGGCAACTAGGTCTGCGCCGACAATTCCCATGTCGATGGCCCCCTCAGCGCAGAGAATGGAAATATCATCAGTCCGCAAAAAAGTTATATCGACCGGAATTTCCTTGCATCGCGCAAATAGCATGCGCTCCGAACGGCGAAAGCTCAGGCCGGCTTCTTTGAGCAAGCTTTCGGCCACTTCGGCTAAACGGCCTTTGCTGGGAATGCCAATGCGTAGGTTTTCCATGAGAATCTATTACTGCAATTTGCGGCTTGCCTTTTCGTCCAATCCACTGATGCCGAAACGCTTGGCAATTTCGGCCTCGACTTCCGCCAGTTTTACCTCGCGATGGCCCAGAA is a genomic window containing:
- a CDS encoding amidohydrolase family protein, giving the protein MLALRAPYVFPVDRPPIRDGVVAIDHDRIVAVGESSSPAIRNFLPAARDMGRVAILPGLINAHTHLEFSDLQQPLGTPGMEFTQWIREVLRKRREEPSAHDAIERGIAESRSCGVTALGEIASTPWQSKISPSLEITEFCEVICFRHDADRQRYQAVTEAIGDVACEAESPIHWSEVLRPGISPHAPYTVRPEIVRECAVLSAKRRISLSIHLAESRDELMLLKTGKGAFVDLLQAFNAWDPTIISPASRPFDYLKILAKAHRSLVVHGNYLDDEEIEFLANNAHRMSVVYCPRTHAFFNHDAYPLSTMLIAGVNVALGTDSRASNPDLSIMEELRFAAGKHPHVDPANLLQMITVNAARALGRDQEIGTITLGKFADLAILSLPEHDAVDPHELLLESSSGIVATIFRGRGIHGEKFLMQR
- the hisG gene encoding ATP phosphoribosyltransferase; the encoded protein is MENLRIGIPSKGRLAEVAESLLKEAGLSFRRSERMLFARCKEIPVDITFLRTDDISILCAEGAIDMGIVGADLVAESNTDVIKRLDLGIGNCRLAVCVPENSSVKTTKDLHGTRIATSFPNITRQYLKQHGAEAAHLVTLTGSVEIMIALGVAEAIVDLVETGSTLAANQLRILDEIGNYETVLIQNKQKRHAELADRVVRRLEGVVIARSYSLLEYNVPRSKLKEAEKITPGFNSPTVSALEDPQWCAVKVMVRRGEVIGIMERLEAIGASAILETQIANCRL